Part of the Leptolyngbya sp. BL0902 genome, GTACCTGCGCCCAGGGTGTGCTCAATCCCTTCGGCAAGGGTGCCCCCGCGAGCTGAACTGGTGATCACGCTGCCGCTGCTGTTCAGCAGTTGTACATCCGCATCCGCCGTCAGGCCGCTGAGGCTGAGGCTGAAGGTAGCGGTGTTGGTCAGAGTAAAGCGGTAATAGTCATTGGGGTCTGCCCCACCCACAAAGTCATTGAAGGTTTGGGTGCCCACCAAGTTCCCCACATTACGGGCATTGGAGAGGGTGTTTCCGGCCCGATCCGTTGGCGCAAAGGCCGTAGCGTTGAGGGTCAGCAGGTAGTTGGTGTTTTGGTTGGCGGCTCCTTCCGTGTAGGCGCTGGCGGAGTAGACCCAAGCAAAGTAGGTGCCCGCATTCAACTGACGGGTAATGCTCTCGTTACTGGTGCCCAGGTTGCGGGACTGCACAATCGTGTTGCCAGCAGCATCCTGGAGGATAACATCAGCGTTGCTCGTCATGCCTGTTAGCGACAGGCTAAAGTTACTGGCCTGACTGAGGCTAAACCGATAGCGGTCGTGGAGGTCAAAGGTATCCACTCGGTCGCTAAAGGAACGGCTACCGCTCAGCACACCAATGTCGCGAGGGGTATAGTAGTTGCCGCCATTGTCCGGCTGGGGCGTAGCGGTTAGGGCTAGGGTATAGGTGGTGTTGATGGGGCCATAGGGATAGACCCGCACATAGTACGTCCCCACCCCCAGGGTTTGGGTAATGGATTCAGAGCTACTGCCCCCCGCCGTAGACGAGGCAATCACACCACCGCTGCTGTTCAGCAACTGCACATCCGCATCCGCAGACAAACCGCTCATCGCTAGGCGGAAGTTGCTTACACTACCGACGTAGAAGCGGTAGTAGTCATTGGTATCGGTCGTGCCCACAAAGTCCCTAAAGGTTTGGGTCGTACCGCCCAGAGTACCAATGCTGCGGGCGGTGGATAGGCTATTGCCTGCCCCATCCACAATCGTTGTCACCGGAGCAGCAGACAGGGCCAAGCTATAGGTGGTGTCGCCGCTATAACGATAGACCCGCACATAGTAGGTACCCGTCGTTAATTGGCGACTGATACTTTCAGCATTAGCCCCCCCATTCATGGAACTGGCCACTACGCTGCCGCTACTGTTCAGCAGTTGCACATCCGCGTCCGCCGATAAGCCCGTGAGGCCAAGGCGGAAGTTGCTGGTGGATCCCACGGAGAACCGATAGTAGTCATTGGTATCAATGGCTCCCACAAAGTCTCTAAAGGTTTGGGTGGTGCTGCCTAGGGTGCCGATAAACCGAGCCGCCGCTAGACTATTGCCCGCCAAATCGGGAGGCGTGGCCCGCAGGGTGAGGGTATAGTTAGTATTGGCCCCACCAAAGGGATAAACCTGGACATAATAGGTGCCCGTGGTCAACTGGCGACTAATGCTTTCAGCCGTGGTGCCACCATTGGCGGAACTCGCCAGTACTGTTCCAGCACTATTCAACAACCGTACATCCGCATCCGCAGACATCCCCGCCATGCTGAGGCTGAAGTTGCTGGTGGATCCCACGTAGAAGCGGTAGTAGTCATTGGTATCGACGCTGCCCACAAAGTCCGTGAAGGTTTGAGGACTCGTTAGCGTGCCAAGGTTACGGGCCATGGATAGGGTGTTGCCCGCTCCGTCATAGGGCAGGGCACTGAGACTGAGGGCGTAGTTCGTGTTGGCCCCGCCGTAGGGATACACCCGCACATAGTAGGTGCCCGTTGTTAACTGACGGCTGATACTTTCGGAGGAGGTGCCGCCTGCCATAGAACTCGCAATGGCCGTACCACTACTATTGAGCAACTGGACATCGGCATCGGCGGCAAGCCCGGTCATGCTGAGGCTAAAGTTGCTGGTAGATCCCACAGAGAATCGGTAATAGTCATTGGTATCCGAACTGCCCACAAAGTCCCTAAAGGTTCGGGTGCCGCTAAGGGTGCCAATGTTGAGGGCCGTGGTCAAGCTATTGCCTGCCCCGTCCACTGGAATAGCCCCTAGGCTCAGGGTGTAGTTCGTGCTGCCACTCCAGGGATACACCCGCACATAGTAGGTGCCTGCAGCGAGTTGTTGGGTGATCGCTTCAGATGTTGTTCCCGATGCCGCTGAGCCTGTGAGGTAGCTGCCACTCGCATTCAACAACTGCACATCGGCATCCGCAGACAGCCCCGTCATGCTGAGGCGGAAGGTGCTCGTAGACCCTAAGGAGAATCGATAGTAGTCGTTGCCATCGACGCTGCCCACAAAGTCCCTAAAGGTTTGGGTGCTGCTGAGGGTGCCCATGTTGCGGGCCGTGGTCAGGGTATTGCCTGCAAAATCTAAGGGGATGGCATTGAGATTGAGGGTGTAGTTCGTGTTGCCACTCCATCGATACACCCGCACAAAATAAGTACCTGCCGCAAGCTGGCGGCTAATGCTTTCGGAGGTCGTCCCGCTGGCTGCCGAGCCAGTAATGTAGGCTCCAGTGCTGCTGAGCAACTCCACATCCGCATCGGCAGACAGCCCCGTCATACTGAGGCGGAAGGTGCTGGTAGATCCCACATAAAATCGGTAGAAGTCGTTCAGGTCATCACTACCCACATAGCCCGTAACCGTACGACTACCCAACAGGGTGCCTAGGTTGGTTGCTGCGCTCGTGGTGTTATCCAGTTCCACCGAAATCGGCGTTCCGCCTAACAGCAAGGTGCCCCAGTCGTTCTCTTGACGGATGCGGGCTAACTCTGTCTCGCTGAGGTCAGTGCCCAGCACCACATGACGGAATCGTTCTCCTTCATCCCCAGCGGTTTCTACCCCAGGGCTAAAGCGTTGATCTAGGGCATGGCCATATTCCTCTAGCCAGACTTGCCCTAGCAAATCATCGTCTTGAGTCAAAGACGCCGCTAAGTAAATGGTGTCTTGGTCGGCGGCATAGGCTCCAGCGGCCCCTTGCAGCAAGCCATCTTCTAGGAAAACAACCCTAGGCAAGCTGGTGAAAATACCGTTAGACCAGTCCGCTATCTGAGTCTGCACGGATGCCGAGTCGGTGATCTCAAACACCTGGCTAAGCTGATCAAAAGCGCTAGACGATGCCGCAAAGGACTGAATCCGCTGCTGCACAGTGGACAACGACGTTTCTAAATCCAGTCCATAGCCTGTAGGCGACAAAGCGGACAAAGGGCTGCTATCCAGAGGGCTATCGGTCTGGGTTAATGAAGGTGAAGGAGACAGCATATTGTAAAACCCCACGAATGATGTGGAACCAAGGGGATCAATGATCTATCTACAGGGATCTATCTATAGGTACTCTTCATGCCTGACCAAGCCCAGACCTGACGTGGCCTCACAAAGATTGACTGAAATTCCTGGCATGGCTAGGCAGCAGCCCCCGAACGAGAGCATCCTAAAACAAGGAAACTCAGGTGGGTCGAGCAACGCTCAGGTGAGCTGCATCACTAGGCTTCAAAGCTATGAGGAGAAAGGATGATGGGCGCTTCAACGCAAGCCTATGGGTTGGCACTCAGATCTAGTGAGGCGCAGACAAAACTACTCAGTCTGGTTGAGCTTTATCAGCTTTTCTAATTCCTCCATCCTAATCCTAACATGGATTCGCCCCAGGAATATTAAGTATAAATACTGACATTATCAATATTTATACGGAGTGACTGCTTGTTCTTGGTACAAGTCAGGGCGGCTCACACCAGGCTTTCCCCATCTGGCTAGCTGGGGGTAAAGCCTTGTTGACAAACGATCAAAGCCCCTTTCTATAAACTGTTCCACGCCATCATGGATTGAGATGACGCCTCTACCCAGGAACCTGAAAGGGAGAATCGTCAGTATTAACCCTAGCTCGCTTTGTTCACTCTTCCTAGAACCTGAGTGGGGGAACAAAGCGGAGCCATACCTAAGGCATTGTTAAAAAAACACCCCTAGCCAAAGCTGAGGGGTGTTGAAGAAATGTATCTTGAAGTCTCGAACAGATTAAGTTTGGAACGCTAGGCAACCTAGAATGCGCCGCTTAGGCTTCCCGATTCAGGAAGGCTTGCAGTTGGCCCAGAGCAGCCCGGCCAATGTTAAACACAGCCCAGCTCCCGGCAATCACGATGGGAAGTAACACAACAACAACCCGCCAATCCATAATGCCCGACCTCCTAAAATTGGGTTCGCTTAAATCGTTGTCACAATTTTCTCATAATGTACACCACTGCGACCGGGAACGAAATGGTTTGCCCTAGGGTTTCCTCGTTGTTTTTGGGAATAGTGCCCTAGGGGCGGTATCACCCCTGGGTCGTTCGGATTCCAAGACGTATGGCCACAGGGGGGAACCGATAGGATAGGGGCGTAGCCGTTGCTGAGGCCTAGGATGCTTCCCGATTTGCCCACCCCCAACCCGGATGCTGTTGATCCGTCGAGCACTATTCCGCAGGAGGCGGCAGCAGACCTCCCTACGGCCAGCCATGCCGCCAAGCCGCGATGGGAAACGGTGGCCAAGGGTATGAAGGCGTTGCCCGAAAAGGCGTGGCAAGGCGCGGCGACCAACCTGGGGCGGCTGCGGCCTGGGCGACAGCTAACCCGCTGGTTTGCGGTAGATGACAACCAGGTGGCGGAAATTTTGGCGGCGGTGCGAGAACAACTGCCCACCACCGAAGCCCTGCTGATTGGCAAACCCCAGGCGGGCAAAAGCTCCATCGTGCGGGGGCTGACCGGGGTTTCGGCGGATATTGTGGGCCAGGGCTTCAAGCCCCACACCCAGCACACCGAGCGCTACGCCTATCCTTCGGAAGACCTGCCCCTGCTGATTTTTACCGACACCGTGGGCCTCGGCGACCTGGGCCAAAGCACCGAGGCCATTGTGGCAGAGTTGGTCGCAGACTTAGAAGCGAACCCCAGTCAGGCCCGAATTTTGATCCTGACTGTCAAAATCACCGACTTTGCCATTGATTCCCTGCGCCAGATAACCCAGGAATTGCGCCGTCGGTTTCCCACCATTCCCTGCCTGTTGGTGGTGACATCCACCCACGAGGTCTACCCCGCCGAGATGGCCGACCATCCCGCCTATCCCCCAGCTTTAGAGGCCGTTCAGCGCCCCTTTACTGCCCTTCAGGAGAGCTTTGGGGACATTGTGGATCGGGCTGTGCTGATCGATTTCACCCTCGAAGAAGACGGCTTTACCCCGGTGTTCTACGGCCTAGAAGCCCTACGCGATGCCCTGGCCGACCTCCTACCTGCCGCCGAAGCCCAAGCGCTTTACCAACTGCTGGATGAACAAACCGAAGCCTCCCGCCAACTGGGCAGCCTCTATAAAGATGTCGGGCGGCACTACATTTCAGCCTTTGCGGTAATGGCGGCGGCCTTGGCGGTGGTGCCCATCCCCTTTGCCACCATGCCCGTGCTCACGGCCTTGCAGGTGTCGATGATTGGGGTGCTGGGCCAGGTCTATGGTCAAACCCTGAAACCCGCCCAGGCCGGAGGATTAGCCAGCGCCATTGCCGGGGGCTTTTTTGCCCAAATGGTGGGGCGAGAGTTGATCAAGTTCGTCCCTGGGTTGGGCAGCGTGGTGGCGGCGTCCTGGGCCGGAGCCTATACCTGGGCCTTGGGCGAAGGAGCCTGCGTGTATTTTGGCGACCTGATGGGTGGCAAAAAGCCCGATCCCAGACGCATCCAAACCGCCATGGCCGAAGCCTTTGACGCCGCCAAGGAACGCTTTAAGGACAGCCACCACAATAAACAGGACGAACATCCCCAGGGCTAGACCTTCGCTAGCGTGACCCGCTCGTCTTGGTCTTGGTATTTGCCGCGCCGAGTTTCGTAGCTGACCTGGCAGGGTTCGCCCTCAAAAAAGATGAGCTGTACCACGCCCTCGCCCGCATACATCCGGCAGTCGGCACTGGAGGAATTAGAAAATTCTAGGGTGAGATGCCCACGCCAACCCGCTTCGGCGGGAGTAAGGTTCGCAATGATACCGCAACGAGCATACGTAGATTTACCGATACAGATCACGCTGATGTTGTCGGGAACGGCGATTCTTTCTAAGGCAACGCCCAACCCGTAGGAGTGAGCGGGCAGGATGAAGTAATCGCCCTGATCGTCGGATTTCAGTTCCGTCGGCTCTAGATTGGCGGGGCTAAAGTTTTTGGGATCGACCACGGTGCCGGGAATGTGGCGAAAAATGCGAAATTCTGCCGGAGATAGGCGGATATCGTAGCCGTAGGAGGACAGGCCGTAGCTAATGACGGGGTGCTGTCCTGGCAAGCCTTCCCGTTCAACGTGGCGCACCAAGCTGGGCTGGAAGGGCTGAATCATCCCCTCCTGGGCCATTGTGCTAATCCAGGCGTCGTTTTTAATCATGGTGTCGCAGGTTT contains:
- a CDS encoding photosystem II protein Y, with translation MDWRVVVVLLPIVIAGSWAVFNIGRAALGQLQAFLNREA
- the dcd gene encoding dCTP deaminase, producing the protein MIKNDAWISTMAQEGMIQPFQPSLVRHVEREGLPGQHPVISYGLSSYGYDIRLSPAEFRIFRHIPGTVVDPKNFSPANLEPTELKSDDQGDYFILPAHSYGLGVALERIAVPDNISVICIGKSTYARCGIIANLTPAEAGWRGHLTLEFSNSSSADCRMYAGEGVVQLIFFEGEPCQVSYETRRGKYQDQDERVTLAKV
- a CDS encoding GTPase family protein, translated to MLPDLPTPNPDAVDPSSTIPQEAAADLPTASHAAKPRWETVAKGMKALPEKAWQGAATNLGRLRPGRQLTRWFAVDDNQVAEILAAVREQLPTTEALLIGKPQAGKSSIVRGLTGVSADIVGQGFKPHTQHTERYAYPSEDLPLLIFTDTVGLGDLGQSTEAIVAELVADLEANPSQARILILTVKITDFAIDSLRQITQELRRRFPTIPCLLVVTSTHEVYPAEMADHPAYPPALEAVQRPFTALQESFGDIVDRAVLIDFTLEEDGFTPVFYGLEALRDALADLLPAAEAQALYQLLDEQTEASRQLGSLYKDVGRHYISAFAVMAAALAVVPIPFATMPVLTALQVSMIGVLGQVYGQTLKPAQAGGLASAIAGGFFAQMVGRELIKFVPGLGSVVAASWAGAYTWALGEGACVYFGDLMGGKKPDPRRIQTAMAEAFDAAKERFKDSHHNKQDEHPQG
- a CDS encoding pre-peptidase C-terminal domain-containing protein, whose protein sequence is MSALSPTGYGLDLETSLSTVQQRIQSFAASSSAFDQLSQVFEITDSASVQTQIADWSNGIFTSLPRVVFLEDGLLQGAAGAYAADQDTIYLAASLTQDDDLLGQVWLEEYGHALDQRFSPGVETAGDEGERFRHVVLGTDLSETELARIRQENDWGTLLLGGTPISVELDNTTSAATNLGTLLGSRTVTGYVGSDDLNDFYRFYVGSTSTFRLSMTGLSADADVELLSSTGAYITGSAASGTTSESISRQLAAGTYFVRVYRWSGNTNYTLNLNAIPLDFAGNTLTTARNMGTLSSTQTFRDFVGSVDGNDYYRFSLGSTSTFRLSMTGLSADADVQLLNASGSYLTGSAASGTTSEAITQQLAAGTYYVRVYPWSGSTNYTLSLGAIPVDGAGNSLTTALNIGTLSGTRTFRDFVGSSDTNDYYRFSVGSTSNFSLSMTGLAADADVQLLNSSGTAIASSMAGGTSSESISRQLTTGTYYVRVYPYGGANTNYALSLSALPYDGAGNTLSMARNLGTLTSPQTFTDFVGSVDTNDYYRFYVGSTSNFSLSMAGMSADADVRLLNSAGTVLASSANGGTTAESISRQLTTGTYYVQVYPFGGANTNYTLTLRATPPDLAGNSLAAARFIGTLGSTTQTFRDFVGAIDTNDYYRFSVGSTSNFRLGLTGLSADADVQLLNSSGSVVASSMNGGANAESISRQLTTGTYYVRVYRYSGDTTYSLALSAAPVTTIVDGAGNSLSTARSIGTLGGTTQTFRDFVGTTDTNDYYRFYVGSVSNFRLAMSGLSADADVQLLNSSGGVIASSTAGGSSSESITQTLGVGTYYVRVYPYGPINTTYTLALTATPQPDNGGNYYTPRDIGVLSGSRSFSDRVDTFDLHDRYRFSLSQASNFSLSLTGMTSNADVILQDAAGNTIVQSRNLGTSNESITRQLNAGTYFAWVYSASAYTEGAANQNTNYLLTLNATAFAPTDRAGNTLSNARNVGNLVGTQTFNDFVGGADPNDYYRFTLTNTATFSLSLSGLTADADVQLLNSSGSVITSSARGGTLAEGIEHTLGAGTYFVRVYPYGGANTNYALTLTAAGTVADWFTQNLRDEGIRSTARTLAADGSLSRNDMLAIFRNAQDSSAIDANEVADLRTLVAYSSRFNMADHVRWLSNQVAQGAAVNMAATTFENNLVGRWFLGTVAPTAQFNGATLTYQAVTGTLFGTAGQARLGDIDQGSIGNCAFLAALGATFSPQSNDSGNRSSTVINQMIIDNGDRTYTMRFFNPLVGRMEAQYVTVDQRLAYRSNGSLLGARINGNVLWSALVERAYAQWREWREGAPGFNLIGNGDHPDRPLQFITGRTALAYGYGFNTSASRPFTAATFSVISTALQGGRALTAGRYVSSDTDLIVGGHAYTITNAYVNSAGQQRVVVRNPWGVDGRSRQGDDDGFIDLSFAEFQRSFDHVGIA